A genomic stretch from Pyxidicoccus xibeiensis includes:
- a CDS encoding serine/threonine-protein kinase, translating to MAPGGEEPLYGEELGAGALVGRWVVERVHYRGPVSTLYRARDSHSGAAAALKVLHSQSAATVTALRRFRREAATLQRLSHPNVVGVLGFGELPDGRPFIAMEWLEGRDLAAELAARGPLSPDEALEVVEQVGAALRAAHGAGVVHRDLKAQNVVRVSGRGEALHVKLVDFGVAKGLTPDAPGASTLTHTGVALGTPLSMAPEQIRGEPPDARTDLYALGVLLFQLVTGRPPFQGTTRHEVEEQHLHAPPPRPGEHAPVPAALDAVVLRCLAKQREDRYPDVDALLEELRGAVRGGHALARAGHAVALYAEARLKGAPAAAALERLDALLERASVAARGAGLDVRVEGSGCILAVAALPEDAAGARAVRARVLAAALELVEETARPGPVELAVTLHMDRLPAREVPGGLLHLPSWVTESTGPGLVATGAVLEGLHAGFVTEPTAGEGRSRVTGLR from the coding sequence ATGGCGCCTGGAGGAGAAGAACCGCTGTACGGTGAGGAGCTGGGCGCCGGTGCCCTGGTGGGGCGCTGGGTGGTGGAGCGTGTCCACTACCGCGGGCCCGTCTCCACGCTGTACCGCGCCCGGGACTCGCACTCGGGCGCGGCGGCGGCGCTGAAGGTGCTGCACTCGCAGTCCGCCGCCACCGTCACCGCGCTGCGCCGCTTCCGTCGGGAAGCGGCCACGCTCCAGCGGCTGAGCCACCCGAACGTCGTCGGTGTGCTCGGCTTCGGGGAGCTGCCGGACGGCCGGCCCTTCATCGCGATGGAGTGGTTGGAGGGGAGGGACCTCGCCGCCGAGCTGGCCGCGCGTGGGCCGCTGTCCCCCGACGAGGCGCTGGAGGTGGTGGAGCAGGTGGGCGCCGCGCTCCGGGCCGCACACGGCGCGGGCGTGGTGCACCGTGACTTGAAGGCGCAGAACGTGGTGCGCGTGTCGGGCAGGGGCGAGGCGCTCCACGTGAAGCTGGTGGACTTTGGCGTGGCCAAGGGGCTGACGCCGGATGCACCGGGCGCCTCGACGCTCACCCACACCGGCGTGGCGCTGGGCACGCCGCTGTCCATGGCGCCCGAGCAGATTCGCGGTGAGCCCCCCGATGCGCGCACGGACCTGTATGCGCTCGGGGTGCTCCTGTTCCAGCTCGTGACGGGACGGCCTCCCTTCCAGGGCACCACGCGGCACGAGGTGGAGGAGCAGCACCTGCACGCGCCGCCTCCGCGCCCGGGTGAGCATGCGCCCGTGCCGGCCGCGCTCGACGCGGTGGTGCTGCGCTGCCTGGCGAAGCAGCGCGAGGACCGCTACCCGGACGTGGATGCGCTGCTGGAGGAGCTGCGAGGTGCCGTGCGAGGGGGGCACGCACTGGCACGGGCCGGGCACGCGGTCGCGCTGTACGCGGAGGCGCGGCTCAAGGGCGCACCGGCGGCCGCCGCGCTGGAGCGGCTGGATGCGCTGCTGGAGCGCGCGAGCGTGGCGGCGCGCGGCGCGGGGCTGGACGTGCGCGTGGAGGGCAGTGGCTGCATCCTGGCCGTGGCCGCGCTGCCGGAGGACGCGGCTGGCGCGCGGGCCGTGCGTGCGCGGGTGCTGGCGGCGGCGCTGGAGCTGGTGGAGGAGACGGCGAGGCCGGGGCCGGTGGAGCTGGCCGTCACCCTCCACATGGACCGGCTGCCAGCGAGGGAGGTGCCCGGGGGGCTGCTGCACCTGCCCTCATGGGTGACGGAGTCAACGGGCCCGGGGCTGGTGGCCACCGGGGCGGTGCTGGAGGGGCTGCACGCGGGCTTCGTCACCGAGCCCACTGCGGGGGAGGGGCGCTCGCGCGTCACGGGGCTGCGCTGA
- a CDS encoding alpha/beta hydrolase, translating into MHPPFSSRLHGAWRHPLQRLGAALALALCLGAGAGCDDDTRTPRPTAPPEADNAALDVLPGVLPNAVDLSRLVTLEASDPAARFTGRLDLDRVGAFGHSFGGSAAAEACRTDARVKAGLNMDGTFHGRLETEVHVPFLELALSFLRFYVPAATASTYGLSTLEGQRALTLVNTYVRAFFDTHLRARSTPLLEGNSAAFPEVELVVHTP; encoded by the coding sequence ATGCACCCACCGTTCTCTTCCCGTCTTCACGGCGCATGGCGGCATCCCCTGCAACGGCTCGGTGCCGCACTCGCGCTGGCCCTCTGCCTGGGAGCTGGCGCCGGCTGCGACGACGACACGCGGACTCCCCGGCCCACCGCGCCGCCCGAGGCAGACAACGCGGCCCTGGACGTCCTCCCCGGCGTGCTCCCCAACGCCGTCGACCTGTCCCGACTGGTGACGCTCGAGGCCAGCGACCCGGCGGCGCGCTTCACGGGCAGGCTCGACCTCGACCGCGTCGGCGCGTTCGGCCACTCCTTTGGTGGCTCCGCCGCGGCGGAGGCATGTCGGACGGATGCGCGCGTCAAGGCGGGGCTCAACATGGACGGCACGTTCCATGGTCGCCTGGAGACGGAAGTCCACGTCCCGTTCCTCGAGCTCGCCCTTTCCTTCCTCCGCTTCTACGTGCCAGCTGCAACCGCAAGCACATACGGCCTGAGCACACTCGAGGGGCAGCGCGCATTAACCCTGGTTAACACCTACGTGCGTGCCTTCTTTGACACGCACCTGCGCGCGCGCTCCACGCCCCTTCTAGAGGGAAACTCCGCCGCATTTCCAGAGGTGGAGCTCGTCGTGCACACGCCCTGA
- a CDS encoding sigma 54-interacting transcriptional regulator — protein MSALDRTRAATTSPDAKGETQWTLEVGEEGQDALHVTLPYEHGRKAYDSSTVRRFRLTVVEGPGAGSTWESTADMCSVGSHPLNDFALEDSTVSRFHCEVRIGPKGPQVKDLDSLNGVIVDGVQVMEGVLRSGTLLRLGRVVLRFDFSAENNRLSLSESTRFGTLVGASVPMRGCFAMMERAAARDVTVLLEGETGTGKSQAALAIHQASRRSEAPFLVVDCGAIPSHLLESELFGHEKGAFTGALQRRVGAFEEAAGGTVFLDEIGELPAELQPKLLRVLENREIRRVGSNTHLPVDVRIIAATHRDVRAEVNAGRFRSDLFFRLAVLRIPLPPLRQRPEDLPLLVEGILDSLGADRERTASLRTPDFVARLRHAAWPGNVRELRNYLERCLVFEEAVDLTEEEAQRGGPPEVDPSQPYAEQRRRMVDDFERRYLRALLEKHQGKVAQAAVTAGMDRVHLYRLLRRHGIKP, from the coding sequence ATGTCTGCATTGGATCGGACTCGGGCCGCGACCACCTCGCCGGACGCGAAGGGCGAGACGCAATGGACGTTGGAGGTTGGGGAGGAGGGACAGGACGCGCTCCACGTGACGCTGCCGTACGAGCATGGCCGGAAGGCCTATGACTCGTCCACGGTGCGCCGCTTCCGGTTGACGGTGGTGGAGGGGCCTGGAGCGGGGAGCACGTGGGAGTCCACGGCGGACATGTGCTCGGTGGGCTCGCACCCGCTCAACGACTTCGCGCTGGAAGACTCCACGGTGTCGCGCTTCCACTGCGAGGTGCGCATCGGCCCGAAGGGGCCGCAGGTGAAGGACCTGGACAGCCTCAACGGCGTCATCGTGGACGGCGTGCAGGTGATGGAAGGCGTCCTTCGCAGCGGCACGCTGCTGCGGCTGGGGCGCGTCGTGCTGCGCTTCGACTTCAGCGCGGAGAACAACCGGCTGTCCCTGTCGGAGAGCACGCGCTTCGGCACGCTGGTGGGCGCGTCGGTGCCCATGCGCGGGTGCTTCGCGATGATGGAGCGCGCGGCGGCGCGGGACGTGACAGTGCTGCTGGAGGGAGAGACGGGCACCGGCAAGAGCCAGGCTGCGCTCGCCATCCACCAGGCCAGCCGCCGCAGCGAAGCGCCCTTCCTGGTGGTGGACTGCGGCGCCATCCCCTCGCACCTGCTGGAGAGCGAGCTGTTCGGCCATGAGAAGGGCGCCTTCACCGGCGCGCTCCAGCGCCGCGTGGGCGCCTTCGAGGAGGCCGCGGGCGGCACCGTCTTCCTGGATGAGATTGGCGAGCTGCCTGCGGAGCTCCAGCCCAAGCTGCTGCGCGTGCTGGAGAACCGCGAGATTCGCCGCGTGGGCAGCAACACGCACCTGCCGGTGGACGTGCGCATCATCGCCGCCACGCACCGCGACGTGCGCGCGGAGGTGAATGCGGGCCGCTTCCGCTCGGACCTCTTCTTCCGGCTCGCGGTGCTGCGCATTCCCCTGCCCCCGCTGCGTCAGCGCCCGGAGGACCTGCCGCTGCTGGTGGAGGGCATCCTCGACTCGCTGGGCGCGGACCGCGAGCGCACCGCCTCCCTGCGCACGCCGGACTTCGTCGCGCGGCTGCGGCACGCGGCCTGGCCGGGCAACGTGCGCGAGCTGCGCAACTACCTCGAGCGGTGCCTCGTGTTCGAAGAGGCAGTGGACCTCACCGAGGAGGAAGCCCAGCGCGGGGGCCCTCCCGAGGTGGACCCGTCCCAGCCGTACGCGGAGCAGCGCCGCCGCATGGTGGACGACTTCGAGCGGCGCTACCTGCGCGCGCTGCTGGAGAAGCACCAGGGCAAGGTGGCCCAGGCCGCCGTCACCGCCGGCATGGACCGCGTCCACCTGTACCGGCTGCTGCGCCGTCACGGCATCAAGCCATGA